In the genome of Hydrogenophaga sp. PBL-H3, the window TTCACGCCCTCGGGCACGGCCGGCAGCACCTTGCCCGGCTCGGGCCGCCAGGTACCGTCGTAGCGCGGTTTTTCCTTCGCCGCCATCTGCGCTTCGCGCAGCGCATCGAGTTCGGCCACGCTCATGTAGCAGGGGTACACCAGACCAGCAGTCACCATGTCGGCGAGCACGGCCTTGTAGCGGTCCATGCGCTGCATTTGGTAGAACGGGCCTTCGTCGTGGTCCAGGCCCAACCACCTCATTCCTTCAATGATCACGTCCACCGCGGCCTGCGAGGAACGTTCCAGATCCGTGTCTTCGATGCGCAGGATGAAGACGCCGCCGGTGGAGCGCGCAAACGCCCAGGGATAAAGCGCGGAGCGGATGTTGCCGAGGTGGATGAAGCCGGTAGGCGATGGCGCGAAGCGGGTGCGGACGGTGGTGGTCATGTCAGAAAGTGAGGAGTCCGCGGTCGAGGTCGGTCTGGATGTCTGGGAGATGTTCAAGGCCCACCGCCACGCGGATCAGCCCCTGCACCACGCCCGCCGTCTGGCGCTGCGCTTCGGTGAGGCGGCCGTGCGAGGTGCTCGCGGGGTGCGCCATCAGGGTCTTGGTGTCACCCAGGTTGGTCGAGAGCGACATCACCTGCAGCGAGTCGAGCACGTGGAACGCGCGTGCGCGGGCCTGCTCGGCGTCAGACGCCTTGACCTCGAACGAGAGCACGGCGCCCCCGCAATCCGACTGCTGCGCCATCGCCAGCGTGTGCTGTGGGTGGCTGGCCAGGCCCGGGTAGTGCACGCGCGCCACGACCGGGTGGTCTTGCAGCCACTGGGCCAACTGGAGTGCGCGGGCCGACTGCGCCTGCATGCGGATGTCGAGCGTTTCCAGGCCCTTGAGCACCACCCAGGCGTTGAACGGCGCGAGCGTCATGCCCGCGCTCTTGAGCACGGGCAGGAAGGTCTTGGTGACCAGGTCCTGGCTGGCGCACAGGGCGCCGGCCATCACACGGCCCTGGCCATCGAGGTACTTGGTGCCCGAGTGCATGACGATGTCGGCGCCCAGCTTCATCGGCAATTGCAGCGCTGGCGTGGCGAAGCAGTTGTCCACGCACAGCAGCGCGCCCGCGTTGTGCGCGATGTCGGCCAGCGCGCGGATGTCGCACACCTCGGTGAGCGGGTTGGTCGGCGTTTCGGCGAACAAGAGTTTCGTGGTCGGCTTGATCGCGGCCCGCCATGCCGCCACATCGGTTTGAGACACAAAGGTGGACTCGATGCCGAAGTTGGCCAAATCGGTGCCGATCAGCTTGATGGTGGAGCCAAACATGGAGTGCGAGCACACCACGTGGTCGCCAGCCTTGAG includes:
- a CDS encoding O-succinylhomoserine sulfhydrylase → MTQKKTNLHRDTLAVREAVERSQYGENSEALYLTSGYVQPSAEAAARRFAGDEEGFTYGRYGNPTVASFEQRLAALEGAEACLSTASGMSAILMMCMGLLKAGDHVVCSHSMFGSTIKLIGTDLANFGIESTFVSQTDVAAWRAAIKPTTKLLFAETPTNPLTEVCDIRALADIAHNAGALLCVDNCFATPALQLPMKLGADIVMHSGTKYLDGQGRVMAGALCASQDLVTKTFLPVLKSAGMTLAPFNAWVVLKGLETLDIRMQAQSARALQLAQWLQDHPVVARVHYPGLASHPQHTLAMAQQSDCGGAVLSFEVKASDAEQARARAFHVLDSLQVMSLSTNLGDTKTLMAHPASTSHGRLTEAQRQTAGVVQGLIRVAVGLEHLPDIQTDLDRGLLTF